From Phenylobacterium immobile (ATCC 35973), a single genomic window includes:
- the tig gene encoding trigger factor yields the protein MQIVEKSGEGLSRVYGVTVPVADLAARYETRAAEIAPTLNIKGFRPGKVPVAHVKRVYGKSLMAEVVEAAVTEANQKVITDHNLRPAGDPELQPTGDMDAVIDGKADLAYDLSMDLIPDFEPVDLATLELTRPVYAPGEEEVDEALGELAKQNRTFETRTAKTAKAKDGDQVVIDFVGKLDGEVFEGGSAEDTTLVLGSGQFIPGFEEQLVGAKTGADVEVKVKFPDDYQAETLKGKEAVFEVKVKEIKAPVERGVDDELAKQLGLESLEKLREILKTNLEQQFAGASRFKLKRALLDALDAKHDFPLPPKMVEAEFTSIWEQLQQDKDAGSLPPEDEAKSDADLEKEYRKIAERRVRLGLILAEVGRINNVEITAQELDQAMRQEAMRYGAQAQQIFELFRNNPQAQAQLRAPLFEDKVVDLIVEKAKVTDNAVTKEELMKEDEMPEGYAA from the coding sequence ATGCAGATCGTCGAGAAGTCCGGTGAAGGCCTGAGCCGCGTCTATGGTGTGACGGTTCCCGTTGCTGACCTAGCCGCCCGTTACGAGACCCGCGCCGCTGAGATCGCGCCGACCCTGAATATCAAGGGCTTCCGTCCCGGCAAGGTGCCGGTCGCGCACGTCAAGCGCGTCTATGGCAAGTCGCTGATGGCCGAGGTCGTCGAGGCCGCCGTCACCGAGGCCAACCAAAAGGTTATCACTGACCACAACCTGCGGCCTGCCGGCGACCCGGAACTGCAGCCGACCGGCGACATGGATGCGGTCATCGATGGCAAGGCCGACTTGGCCTACGACCTTTCGATGGATCTGATCCCGGATTTCGAGCCTGTGGATCTTGCCACGCTGGAACTCACTCGTCCGGTCTATGCCCCCGGCGAAGAAGAGGTCGATGAGGCGCTCGGCGAATTGGCTAAGCAGAACCGCACCTTTGAGACACGCACCGCCAAGACCGCGAAGGCCAAGGACGGCGATCAGGTCGTGATCGACTTCGTCGGCAAGCTCGACGGCGAAGTGTTCGAAGGCGGCTCGGCCGAGGACACAACCCTGGTCCTGGGTTCGGGCCAGTTTATCCCGGGGTTCGAAGAGCAACTGGTCGGCGCCAAGACGGGCGCCGACGTCGAGGTGAAGGTGAAGTTTCCTGACGACTATCAGGCCGAAACCCTGAAGGGCAAGGAAGCGGTCTTTGAGGTCAAGGTTAAGGAAATCAAGGCGCCAGTCGAGCGCGGCGTGGATGACGAACTCGCCAAGCAGCTGGGCCTCGAGAGTCTCGAGAAGCTTCGCGAAATTCTGAAAACCAACCTCGAACAGCAATTCGCCGGCGCCAGCCGTTTCAAGCTGAAGCGCGCGCTGCTGGATGCGCTTGACGCGAAACATGACTTCCCGCTGCCGCCGAAGATGGTTGAAGCTGAATTCACAAGCATTTGGGAACAGCTACAGCAGGACAAGGACGCCGGCTCGTTGCCCCCTGAGGACGAAGCCAAGTCCGATGCGGATCTCGAGAAGGAATATCGCAAGATCGCTGAGCGCCGCGTGCGCCTGGGCTTGATCCTCGCCGAGGTCGGCAGGATCAACAATGTCGAGATCACGGCCCAGGAACTCGACCAGGCGATGCGCCAGGAGGCCATGCGCTATGGCGCCCAAGCCCAGCAGATCTTTGAGCTGTTCCGCAACAACCCGCAGGCCCAGGCGCAACTGCGCGCGCCGCTCTTCGAGGATAAGGTCGTCGACCTGATCGTCGAAAAGGCCAAGGTC